The following DNA comes from Candidatus Eisenbacteria bacterium.
ATGACGTCCGCCGCCCTCACTCGCGCCGGCACGATCTCGCCCATCGTCTCCTTCCTTGATCGTGCCGGGATTTCGGTAGACCGCGTTCTCGCGAGGGCCCAATTGCCCGCCTGGATCACCGCGGAGAGCGAGGCGTTAATCCCGGCGACCAGCACCGTGCGTCTCTTCGAGGCAGCATTACAGGACACGGACATTCCGAACCTCGGGCTGACCGCGGGTGAGGAGTGTACCATCGACGCCTTGGGCGTCTTCGGCCGTCTAATCCGCAGCGCGCCGACCCTAGGCGCCGCGCTGAAGACGGCCGTCCGGTTTCATAGGATGATCACTTCGAATCGGCCGCTGTGGCTCCGTCCACGGGGGGACCGAGTGGAGTTCTGCATGACCGTTGAGGACCGTTTCGATCCGCGGGACGGCGCCTGGCAGCAGGACAATCACTTCTGCCTCGGGCTGATAATCTCGGTCGTGCGGGGCGCGGCGGGCCCGAGCTGGCGCCCCGCCGAGGTGCACCTCCAGACCGATGAGGCTCCCGGACTGCGAGACGCCGAGTCGCTCGCCTCCGCCCGTGTCGCATTCCGGCAGCCCGAAACGATGGTCGCCATTCCCCGTGCGCTGCTCGCCACGCGGCTCCCGCCCTTTCCGCCGGCCGAGATACCGACGGACGTCGAGGACTGGAAGGCGTCCGTGCCGGCCCCCGACTTCGTCGGGTCCATAAGACAGGCGGTCGAGACGCTGTCCTACGGAGAGAACTATCCGAGCGTCCGGCAGACCGCGGACTTCGTCGGCATGAGTGTTCGTACGCTCCAGCGCGGTCTCGCAGCGGGCGGGGTCAGCCACGAGGTCCTCGTCGCCCAGACGCGGTTCGCGACCGCCGCCGCCGTGCTCGAGCGGACGCAGGCCAAGATCCTGGACCTCGCGCTCGACCTCGGGTACTCCGACCACGCCAACTTCACTCGCGCTTTCCGGCGATGGGCGGGATGCTCGCCGCAGGAGTATCGATCGACCCGCGAGCGGTGGCGGCACGTCGGGAATCGCGCGCGAGCGGCACGGAAGCCGCGCCCCCTGACCGTTCGGACGTGCACGGGCACGAGCGGACCGCGCTCGCCACTCGCTGCGCCAGCTCACCCACGGCATGGCTGAGCGCGGCCACGATTTTGCCATTGGCGCGTCGCGTTCATGGCTGTGGGGTCGAGGTGCGGTGCATCGCGCGCTCCTGCGGCATACAAGTGTGAGGCGCATCCCATGACAGAAACGCCAGAGAGCCTCGTGCGGAACGGCCAGGGCGAAATTCTTCCGGCGCAAGTCCCGAACCCGTCCATGGCGCAGCTGGAGCCGGTGAAGCGGCTGATGCTCGCCGTGCTCGAATGCGCCGTGAACGACTTCCAGACGTATACCACCGTGCCGACCGGACGCGGCAGGCGGCTCTTTACCGAGGTCGACGCATGGTTCCGTTCTTCGACAGACGGCCCGTTCGATTTCGAGACGATTTGCCAGGCGACTGACCTCGATCCCGATTTCATCCGGAAGGGTCTGCGCTCCTCGTACGCAGCATGGTGTCGGCAGCCGTCGATCAGCATGGCACCAAAGGCCAAGATCGCGGCCTCCTCCGCTCGCTAGTCGAGGCCACGCGAACGGTTTCCGTCGGACTGGCGGCTTTGCCCGTCGACGCCAGGCCTCGACGCGCGTCATCAGCTCGGTCACGCGGATACCGCGCGCCGGAAGCGCTCTAGTGACAGTGTTTCGCGAAACTGGCGCGAATGGACAAGAGCGGGAGGCGGTCAACCACGTAATCCACAGCATAGGTCCGCACGCACAGCGCCCTGCGGGAGATACGGTGAGTATGGCGAGGTGGATTGAAGTGCTGAGCGGCGAAGACGCGAGAGAACATGCCGAACCGGCGTGCACAGTCGTTACGAGCCGCTCGGGTCGGTCGGGTCGACGTCGAGAAGCGCGTCGAGCGGCTGGCCCGATCGGTCGCGGAGATTGAGGTCGCGCTCCGCCGTGCGGAGGCGAGGATCGAAGCAGACGCCCGGGGGCGGATCCAGATGCTTCGCAAGGAAGCGCACGAGCAGCTCGCCCGACTGAGCGACCACCAGCGCGAGGCGACCCACCTCCTGTGGCAGCTCTCGACCGCCGCGGAAGGGTCGTGGGGCGACCTCAAGCAGGCTGCCGACCGGGCGCTGACCGAAGCGCTTACCGTCGCGGATTCGATGCTCGAACGCTTCCGACGCGCCGTCCCCCAGTGAACCACCGCCACGAGCGCGCTGTTTGGAGTGCTACACCGTATGTGCTCGCGATGGCGGTCGCCGACAGCAATACCTCGAGCGGAGGCTAAACCTATGGATACCGCAATCGTCAGTGCAACGGCCGCCGTCTTCGGGTCGCTCGTCGGGGGCTCCGCCACCGTCGCTACCGCCTGGGTCACGCAGAAGACGCTCAGTAGACGTGAGCTGATGGGCGCCGAGATCCGCCAGCGTGAAACGCTCTACGGAGAGTTCATTCGCGAATGCTCCAAACTCGTCGTGGACTCGTTGGAGCGTACATTGGACCAGCCGGAGACGTTGTCGTCCGCGTATGAGCTGGTCAATCGCATCCGGCTCTCCGCATCCGACGCGGTTCTCGCAGAGGCGGAACACGTGTTGAGACAGATCACGGAGCAGTATTTCTCGCCCAATCTTTCGGTCGAAGAACTTCGCGCGCTTGTTCGGTCGGGGAGTGGGGCCGATCCCTTGAAGTCCTTCGGCGAGGCGTGCCGCGTCGAACTCAAGTCGATGCGCGCCAAAGTCTAGCTGGCCGATGGCGGAAGGTGAAAAGATGCGCGGCCGAATCGCCGGCACGCGCGGCGACGTAGGGGGGCCGACGAAGGCGGGACGACCCATGCCGAACCGGCGTGCAAGGTCGTCGCGAGCCGCCCGCGTCGGTCGGCTTGACGTCGAAAAGCGCGTCGACCCCTACCGAGCGGGAGGAGATCGTGCGTGCGCTCGAGCAGGCGAACTGGGTCCTGTCCGGCCCGCGGGGAGCGGCCGCGCGTCTCGGCATGAAGCGGACGACGTTGCAGTCGCTGATGAAGCGACTCGGGATCGTGAAGCCCGACCGAAGCCGCCGCTCCGCGATCCCGACGCCACCGCTCCCAGTGCTGATCGCGGTTTCGCTGGAACTCGTGCCCGCCATCCGTTATGCGCTCGGTGGGGATGATCGGGCGGGTTCGCCCGCATGCATGCGCGCTGCTCGCACTGACGGCGTTCGTCGGCTGCGTCCATGCGCCGTCGTGGATGGTGCGGCGTGCGGTGACGGGGGAGGACGTGGCACGCGTCCTCGACGAGCCGGCCGCCACGGAGCGGCCCCTCACGCCGTCCGACATCCCCGCGATCCCGGTGCGGAACGGGCTGCGTCCGTGCTGCGCGTTCGGGATGAGGCTCGGCGCGAGCATCGGACCCGTCCCCGTCCCTTTCTTCACGCTGAGCAACATCATCGGCCTCGATCAGGTCGGTCCCCATACGTACGACGCCGAGCCGTTCTCGGCCTCGGCATCGTCGAAACTGGACGCCTTCATGCGCGAGAACGACGCGCTCCTCTACACGTGCCGCGGCGGCTTCATCGACCTCGCGCACGTACGCGACAACGCCGACTGGACGCTGTTCTGGTCCGCGGCCATCGCGCGAGCGTCGCTCACCGGCGCGACGATCGAGCTGCCGAGCGAGGGCGGTGCGCGTCGCGTCCACCTGCACCCGCTCCCGCCGGACCTGGTCGGGCGCTACGGCCTTCGGCGCGTGGCCATCACCGTGGCGCAGTGGCTCGCCTTCGAGCTGTCGGTCTGGCACGAGATTGCGACCACCTACGGCTGGTCGGCGATCGAGCTCTACCCGGAGTACCTCTCCGCATTCTCGCCCGAAGACCTCTACTCGAACCTGCTCGGGATCAAGATCGCCGGCGGACTCCTCATAAACGCGGGCGAGGAGGAGACCGACGTACTGTACGATCGGCACATGGACGAGTGGCTCCGGGCGACGCTCGCGTATCTCCAGCCGGTGAGCGCCGACGCCGGTGCGGAGGCGATGCGGCTCATCGACGGCGTCTGGTGGGACTCGCACGCCCGTCTGCCCGACCCACGCCTCGTGCTCCGCCGCTATACGGACGCTGGGGCGCAGCTGACGCCGTGGGTCGTGTCGCGCGCCTACGCATCACCGGCGATGCAGGCGTGGGTCGACCGCCACTGCGCCGGCGCCGAGCACCCGCTGACGCTCCGGCGCGGCTCCGCGATGGACGGGCACGAGGTCAAGGACATCGCCACGCTGGAGATCGACGTCCACGTGCCCGATCCTTTTCCCTTCCCGCGGCTGGGGTCGACCCGGATCACGCAGGAGGACTTCCCGGTCGTGCTCCAGGCGGTTCGCCGCTACGGGATCGACCGGCTCGGGCCAAACGCCCTCCGTCCGGAACGGACCGCCGAGTGACGCGCCCGAGACTCACGCTCGCGGCGGTGCTCGCCTGCGCCTGCACGCCGACCGTCCACCACCTGGCTCCCTATCGCAGCGACCCCACGGCGGCGGAGGCGCTCGAGCGGCGGGCGGAGACCCGCTGCACGCACCTGCGTGGCGTGATCCCGCCACATCACTTCACGACGGACGGCTGCTCGATGTGGCCCGACGACGGATGGGTATGGTGCTGCGTCGAGCACGACATGGCGTACTGGTGCGGCGGCACGAGCGCGGAGCGCAAGCGCGCCGACGCGACGTTCCGCGACTGCGTGTCAGCCGTGCACGGCGCGCCCATCGCGTGGCTCATGTACGCGGGCGTCCGCATGGGTGGAGCGCCGTGGGAGCCGTTCCCGTGGCGTTGGGGCTACGGCTGGGACTACTGCCTCGGCGACAATGGACGCCGGTAGGCCGGGCCGACGGCGTCTCATGTGAGGACCGGACAGGCGGAGATCGTCAGGTCAGCCGAAGCGAGCCGATCGCGTCCCGCAGGACGGTCACGCTGCGCTGCAACGATGCCCGCTCGACGTCGTCGAGTGCCGGGGGAATCGTCGCGAGCGCGCCGCCCGAGGGTTGACGCCGACAGTGGATTCAGACGACGTAGCGCGCGTGGAGATGCCGGCGGAACTCCTCGCGCTCCACCGGCGCCCCCGTCCCGCTGATGGCTTCGAGCTTCGCCAGCCCGGCGGCGAGGTCGGCATCGCCGAGCACGTAGCGCCATGCCGGCACTGCACACGAGTGCGATGGCGCCGATGGCGTGCGCGACCACGTCCACGTCGTGGAGTCGGAACAGCGAAGCGAGCATTGCGTCAACCGCCTCGACGTGCGAGCTGCTCGGTGCGCCGCTCACACGTCGAGCACGCTCGTCGATACGTGGTCCCAGTACGTGACCTCGCCCTCGTGCCACTTGACGAAGCGCGCGGTCCCATCCTGCGAGACCACGATCGCGAGCGCGTCGTGCACGAAGTTGCAGAGCCGGTAGGCCGAGCGGTGGCGGGTCCCGTCGCTCTCGACCGACTCGCGCACTTTCGCCGTGCCGTCAGCGTCGAGCGCGCGCGCGACGCAGCGCACCGGCGGCAGATCGCCCCCGATCTCGGCGCCGAACCCGATCAGTTCGAACCGTTTGTTGAGCACGACGGCGCCGTCCACCGTCGCCAGCACCGCGACCTGGTGCGCCAGCTCGAAGATGGCCTCGTCGATCTGCGCGACGTCGCCGTCGGTGCTGCTCACGTACTCCTCCCAGCCGACCCTGCGACGCTCCGGGTGCGTCGGCTGCGCGGCGGCAAGTGCGTTGATCAGCGCGACGATGAGCGTGCGGAATCGTCGGCTCGGCTCCTCGGATGCGAAGCCGTACTTGGGCCGGACCCGGCCGTCGAGCTTCGCGATCGAGCCGTCGCCCTCCGGCGGCAGGAACAGGATCGCGCCGCCGTGGTGGCTGTTGCGCATGAGGCCGATGACGCTCCTCACGGAATGCTGCACGATCAGGCGCGTCACGTCCGGATCGACCTCCGCCCACGGCGTCGTCGCGCGGTCGCGCGCCTCGTGGTGCAGCGCGAGCACCTCGTCGCGCCACCCGGCGAACGTCGCCGGTAGCCACGTCGAGTCGAAGACGTCGAGCGACGGCTGCACAATCCGGCCGCCGACCAGCGCTGCAAGCGTCACGAGCCCCTTGCACACTGCGATCCGGCCGGGTGCGGTCACGCGAACGACGAGGTTCGCCGGCAAACGCTGGAAGCTCTGCCGTCCGCCGTAGATCGCCTGCACCCAGCGCGGTCCGGTCGTCACCATACCCCACAGCATCAAGCCGCGCGGCTCGATCCGAGCGCCGATCAGCGCGCGGTGGAAGTCGACCGCGGGCGCGAGCCGACGTAGCTCGTGGTGCGAGAAGGGACGCGGCTCGTCGAAGAGCAGCCGGTGCACGCCGTGCGGCGGTCCGGCGGGCGCCGGAAAGGTCGCGGGGTTCGCAACGATCAGGCGGAAGCGGACCACGCGCTCCTCCTCCCGCAGGAGGCTCGCCTGGTAGCAGGTGGAGAGGATGGTCTCGACGACGTCGGGCGGTGGCAGCTCGTCGTGGTCGTGCGCCGCGTCGCAGTAGTCGTCGCTCAACGCCGAGCCGTCGTGCCACGTGCGAACCAGCACCTCCGCGAGGTCGGCCGGATACGAATGGGTCACGCGCGCCCCCGTGCCTTGTAGAGGTTCACGACCGCAAGCGGCTGATCACCCCACTTCGGCGAGCTGTGCGTCTTTCTGGTAGATCTGCTGGTCCGCACGATCGCACCGTCGCGGAGATCAGCCCCTATTTCGTCTGGACCGAGATGATGTAGTCGGCGATCAGCGCCACCACACCGCGCGCCGCCGCCCCCTGCGAACTCGTGCCTGCCTGGGTGCTGCCCGCCTGGGCGTGGCGGATCTGTTCCCATACCTCGGCGTGGGGGGACGTGAGGTCGACGTGCTCGACAACGGCGATCCACTCGTGGGCGGGAAAGAGGCCGTTGTTCCGTGCGACGTAGCGCCGGAGGTCCACCTTCCCATCGGTCCGGCGATAGACCGCCGAGCCGGGTCCGCCGCCTGGTCCGTGGCATGGCGTGCAGTACTTGTCGTACCAGACACGCCCGGCGGCGACGTGTGCCTGGTCGATCGCGTTCTCGGCGGCATTCTTGGCCGACGCGACCGGCAAGCCGGCGATCAGGATGCCGATCGCCGCCGCGGACAGGCGACACCCCAGCCCGGCCATTCGAGTCCTCGGGTTTCTCTCGATGTAGCGCGCGAGCGTGCCGTCGTTCAGGAGATCACGGGTGATGTTGTCGAGCCAGAGGCCCTGGCGGAGGTCGTGGAGCAATCCAGTCGCTCTCATGATGTCACCTCAAGTCGGTTCGATCTCCGCGTGAGTTCCCGCAGCCCTTCGAAGGTTTCCGGTGATAACGTCGTTTCGGTGCAGCGCCAACGCCAGTTACCCGCCGCATGACCGGGTACGTTCATACGCGCGTCGCTCCCTAGGTTGAGCAGATCCTGTAGCGGCGTCATCGCCAGCACCGCCGCAGACGACCACGCCAACTCCAACAATGCCGGCGCGACCTCACGACTATCGCCCGCGGGCCGCTTCAGGTAGGCCCACACGCGCTGCCGCGCTTCGTCCGGTAGGGCTTCGAACCACCCGCGCGTCGTGTTGTTGTCATGCGTGCCGGTGTACACCACCGAGTTGGCAACGTAGTTGTGCGGCAGGTAGGGATTGTCCGCGCGACCATCGAAACCAAACTGCAGAACGCGCATTCCCGGGATCTGAAACTGGTCGCGAAGCGCACGCACATCCGGCGTGATCACACCCAAGTCTTCGGCGATTAACGGGAGGGTACCCAACTCCTTCTGGACCGCGCTGAAGAAGTCGGCGCCCGGACCGGGGACCCAATGGCCCGCTCGGGCTGTGAGCGCTGCGGACGGGACGTGCCACGCTGCGGCGAAGGCACGGAAGTGATCCAGACGGATCGCATCGACATGCTCCAGCAAGGCGCGCAGGCGATCGATGCACCAGCGATAGCCGGTGCGCCGCAGGGCGTCCCAGTCGTAGACGGGATTGCCCCACAGCTGCCCCTCCGCGCTGAAATCGTCGGGCGGCACACCGGCGACAAAACGCGGGCGGCTCCGGTCGTCCAGCAGGAACAGCTCCGGGTGCGTCCACACGTCGCTGGAGTCGGCAGAAACGAAAAACGGCAGGTCGCCCATCAAGCGCACGCCCTTGCCACGGGCATAGTCCTTGAGGCGGTTGCCCTGACGGAACAACAAGAACTGAGCGAAACAGACCTGGTCGATTCGCTCCGAGAGTTCCTGGCGGGCTCGATCCAACGCCGCCGGGACACGCTCTACCAGCGCCGACGGCCAATCGAGATAATACGCATCGTTGTGCTTTGCCTTCACTGCGCGAAATAGCGCGTAATCTTCTAGCCAGTGCGCCTGCGCGTGACGGAACTCATCAGAAGCGACCTGTAGATCCCGGCGGCCTACGTGCTTGAAGTTCGCCCAAGCCGTTTCGAGCAGCTGGTGCTTGAACGGGATGACGACGTCGTAGTCGACGGCCACCGCCGAAAACGAACGGGAATCGAACTCGCCGGCCCGCACCAAGCCGTCCTCGATGAGAGCCTGTGGGCTGATCAAGACCCCGTTGCCCGCAAAGGACGACGACGATTGGTACGGGGAGTTGCCGTACCCCGTAGGACCGAGGGGCAGCGCCTGCCACCAGCTTTGCCCGGCGTCGTGGAGGCGGTCGATCCAGGCCCACGCGGACGGTCCGACATCGCCAACGCCATACGGCGAGGGCAGCGAGGTGACGTGTAGCAACACGCCCGAGGCACGGTAGCCGTCTGGGACCGGCGGAACGTTCGTCAGGCGGCCGTCCTCGCTCATGGTCGTGCTCCTCGCGATCCGCGGCTCGGCGCAGAGGTCCCTAACGCCGTGCTCACGATCGCTCGGGCTTCGGTCACGATGACATCGAGGTGGGCATGGTCCCTGAAGCTCTCCGCGTAGATCTTGTAGATGTCCTCCGTGCCCGACGGCCGCGCCGCGAACCAGCCGTTCGCTGCCACGACCTTGAGGCCGCCGATCGGCGCGTCGTTCCCCGGCGCGGTGGTGGTGCGAGCGACGATCGGCTCACCGGCCAGCGTCGTGGTCGTGACCGCGGCCGGCGAGAGCGCCGCGAGCCGCGCCTTCTGCTCGGGGGTCGCCGGGGCATCGATGCGCGCGTAGCACGGCTCGCCCAGCTCGGCCGTTAGCGCCCGGTAGTGCGCGCCCGGGTCCTTGCCGGTGCGCGCCGTGATCTCGGCCGCGAGCAGGTTCGGCACGAGGCCGTCCTTGTCCGTCGTCCACACCCCGCCGTCGCGCCGGAGGAAGGTGGCCCCGGCGCTCTCCTCGCCGCCGAAGCCGATCGTCCCGCGCACGAGGCCGTCGACGAACCACTTGAACCCGACCGGCACCTCGACGAGCTGCCGCCCGAGGCGCACCGCCACCCGGTCGATCATGCTGCTGCTCACGACCGTCTTGCCGACGGCGACCGCGTCCGACCAGCGCGGGCGATGTCGGAAGAGATAGTCGATCGCGACGCTGAGGTAATGGTTCGGCTCCACGAGGCCGGCGCTCCGGCTGACGACACCGTGGCGATCGGCGTCAGTGTCGTTGGCGCAGGCGACGTCGAAACGGTCCTTCAGGCCGACCAGACGCGCCATCGCGTACGGCGAAGACGGGTCCATGCGGATCTTCCCGTCCCAGTCGACGGTCATGAAGCGGAACGTCGGGTCGACGGCGTCGTTCACGACCGTGAGGTCGAGTCCGTACCGCTCCGCGATCGCGTGCCAGTAGTCGACGCTGGCGCCGCCAAGAGGATCGACGCCGATGTGCACGCCGCTCGCGCGGATCGTTTCGACGTCGACGACCGAGGCGAGATCGGCGACGTAGGCGTCGCGGTACTCGAATGCGTGCGTGGTCGGCGCCGTGCGCGCGCGGTCGACCGGTATCCGGGCGACTTGGCGCACCCCGTCCGCGAGGAGCGCGTTGGCACGCTCCTCGATCCAGCGCGTCACGTGGGTGTCGGCCGGCCCGCCGTGCGGCGGGTCGTACTTGAAGCCGCCGTACTCCGGTGGGTTGTGCGACGGCGTGATGACGATGCCGTCTGCGATCCC
Coding sequences within:
- a CDS encoding AraC family transcriptional regulator, translated to MTSAALTRAGTISPIVSFLDRAGISVDRVLARAQLPAWITAESEALIPATSTVRLFEAALQDTDIPNLGLTAGEECTIDALGVFGRLIRSAPTLGAALKTAVRFHRMITSNRPLWLRPRGDRVEFCMTVEDRFDPRDGAWQQDNHFCLGLIISVVRGAAGPSWRPAEVHLQTDEAPGLRDAESLASARVAFRQPETMVAIPRALLATRLPPFPPAEIPTDVEDWKASVPAPDFVGSIRQAVETLSYGENYPSVRQTADFVGMSVRTLQRGLAAGGVSHEVLVAQTRFATAAAVLERTQAKILDLALDLGYSDHANFTRAFRRWAGCSPQEYRSTRERWRHVGNRARAARKPRPLTVRTCTGTSGPRSPLAAPAHPRHG
- a CDS encoding DUF4056 domain-containing protein — protein: MIGRVRPHACALLALTAFVGCVHAPSWMVRRAVTGEDVARVLDEPAATERPLTPSDIPAIPVRNGLRPCCAFGMRLGASIGPVPVPFFTLSNIIGLDQVGPHTYDAEPFSASASSKLDAFMRENDALLYTCRGGFIDLAHVRDNADWTLFWSAAIARASLTGATIELPSEGGARRVHLHPLPPDLVGRYGLRRVAITVAQWLAFELSVWHEIATTYGWSAIELYPEYLSAFSPEDLYSNLLGIKIAGGLLINAGEEETDVLYDRHMDEWLRATLAYLQPVSADAGAEAMRLIDGVWWDSHARLPDPRLVLRRYTDAGAQLTPWVVSRAYASPAMQAWVDRHCAGAEHPLTLRRGSAMDGHEVKDIATLEIDVHVPDPFPFPRLGSTRITQEDFPVVLQAVRRYGIDRLGPNALRPERTAE
- the malQ gene encoding 4-alpha-glucanotransferase, whose amino-acid sequence is MSEDGRLTNVPPVPDGYRASGVLLHVTSLPSPYGVGDVGPSAWAWIDRLHDAGQSWWQALPLGPTGYGNSPYQSSSSFAGNGVLISPQALIEDGLVRAGEFDSRSFSAVAVDYDVVIPFKHQLLETAWANFKHVGRRDLQVASDEFRHAQAHWLEDYALFRAVKAKHNDAYYLDWPSALVERVPAALDRARQELSERIDQVCFAQFLLFRQGNRLKDYARGKGVRLMGDLPFFVSADSSDVWTHPELFLLDDRSRPRFVAGVPPDDFSAEGQLWGNPVYDWDALRRTGYRWCIDRLRALLEHVDAIRLDHFRAFAAAWHVPSAALTARAGHWVPGPGADFFSAVQKELGTLPLIAEDLGVITPDVRALRDQFQIPGMRVLQFGFDGRADNPYLPHNYVANSVVYTGTHDNNTTRGWFEALPDEARQRVWAYLKRPAGDSREVAPALLELAWSSAAVLAMTPLQDLLNLGSDARMNVPGHAAGNWRWRCTETTLSPETFEGLRELTRRSNRLEVTS
- the pgm gene encoding phosphoglucomutase (alpha-D-glucose-1,6-bisphosphate-dependent), whose protein sequence is MAAISPIAGEPAPPSVLVNVTRLIDAYYTQRPDASVPAQQVVFGTSGHRGSSLDGTFNEDHIVAITQAICLHRKQERIDGPLFLGFDTHALSKPAFATALEVLAANGVDVMVDARNGYTPTPVVSHAVLGYNRGRRSGIADGIVITPSHNPPEYGGFKYDPPHGGPADTHVTRWIEERANALLADGVRQVARIPVDRARTAPTTHAFEYRDAYVADLASVVDVETIRASGVHIGVDPLGGASVDYWHAIAERYGLDLTVVNDAVDPTFRFMTVDWDGKIRMDPSSPYAMARLVGLKDRFDVACANDTDADRHGVVSRSAGLVEPNHYLSVAIDYLFRHRPRWSDAVAVGKTVVSSSMIDRVAVRLGRQLVEVPVGFKWFVDGLVRGTIGFGGEESAGATFLRRDGGVWTTDKDGLVPNLLAAEITARTGKDPGAHYRALTAELGEPCYARIDAPATPEQKARLAALSPAAVTTTTLAGEPIVARTTTAPGNDAPIGGLKVVAANGWFAARPSGTEDIYKIYAESFRDHAHLDVIVTEARAIVSTALGTSAPSRGSRGARP